From the genome of Acinetobacter sp. TR3:
ATGGGTATGTGCGATTGCTTTACTTGCGACTTTAGTGTGGATGTACTATTCATTCATGCGCTTATTAAGCCTAATTCAAGGTGATGATTAAATTTAAATTGATATAAAACAAAAATCGTCTTCATATGAAGACGATTTTTTTTATGCAAGATTGTAAAAAAGGTGGATTATGCAATTCCGAAAAATCAGGAATGTTGGCATGATGTGGTGAAAATTTTTCGAGTGAGAATAAGATGTCACAAGGACTTTTAGCTGGTAAGCGTTTTTTAATTGCTGGTATTGCAAGTAAATTATCAATTGCTTTCGGTATTGCGGCAGCATTACACCGTGAAGGTGCAGAGTTAGCATTTACTTATCCAAATGAAAAGCTAAAAAAGCGTGTTGATGACTTTGCAGCACAGTTTGGTTCAACCCTAGTTTTCCCTTGTGATGTAGCGATTGATGCAGAAATTGACAATACTTTTGTTGAGTTGGCAAAACATTGGGATGGTTTAGACGGTGTTGTGCATTCGATTGGTTTTGCACCTGCACATACGCTGGATGGTGACTTTACCGACGTGACTGATCGTGACGGTTTTAAAATTGCACATGACATTAGTGCCTATAGTTTTGTCGCGATGGCTCGTGCGGCAAAACCATTATTACAAGCACGTAAAGGTTGTTTATTGACTTTGACTTATCAAGGTTCTGAGCGTGTGATGCCAAACTATAACGTGATGGGTATGGCGAAAGCATCGTTAGAAGCGGGTGTTCGTTATTTAGCACTAAGCTTGGGTAAAGAGGGGATTCGTGTGAATGCAATCTCTGCTGGACCAATCCGTACATTAGCCGCGTCTGGTATCAAGTCTTTCCGTAAAATGTTAGATGCCAATGAAAAGATCGCGCCATTACAACGTAATGTGACTATTGAAGAAGTGGGTAATGCAGCATTGTTCCTTTGCTCACCGTGGGCTTCTGGTATTACGGGTGAAATCCTTTATGTTGATGGTGGTTTTAATACTGTAGGTATGAGCCAATCAATGATGGATGATGAATAATTAGATTAATCTAAATTATTTGATAAAGCCGCTTTAATAGCGGCTTTGTTTTTGGAAAATAGTAAGTTTTTTAAAAACTAATAGCTCAGACTATTTTATATGAACTGCGAAGCTAGTTTTGAATTGAAAATATCAAGTGTTGGGAAACAGTTTATTTGCTTTATGCAAAATCCACAGCGTAAGTTTTCATACCACAGATTCTACACTTAAATTTGTAAACTGAAGGGTTTCCACCTTTTTCATAGGAAGCAACTATCTCTTGCCATAAATTTTGGTTAATTTTTTGTTTTTCTAAGACAGTCTTTAACGTAGCTCCTGTTATTTCTAATAAGTCGAGTTTTTCTGCATCACCATGAAATTCACACGCATCGTTACAATGTGATAACCACACCTCTTGTTGCCAAGAATTAAAGCCAGGAGTTCGTTCACAAACTTCTTTTACAATAGTTTTATCAAGTCCAGATTTAAGTAATGGATGTGAGTCAGTAAACTCACCATCAAA
Proteins encoded in this window:
- a CDS encoding enoyl-ACP reductase FabI, giving the protein MSQGLLAGKRFLIAGIASKLSIAFGIAAALHREGAELAFTYPNEKLKKRVDDFAAQFGSTLVFPCDVAIDAEIDNTFVELAKHWDGLDGVVHSIGFAPAHTLDGDFTDVTDRDGFKIAHDISAYSFVAMARAAKPLLQARKGCLLTLTYQGSERVMPNYNVMGMAKASLEAGVRYLALSLGKEGIRVNAISAGPIRTLAASGIKSFRKMLDANEKIAPLQRNVTIEEVGNAALFLCSPWASGITGEILYVDGGFNTVGMSQSMMDDE
- a CDS encoding CbrC family protein — its product is MELPIFKYHPDPIKTGAIEVTSATCECCGIAQGYRATSTIYAEEEIKTICPWCIANGSAAEKFDGEFTDSHPLLKSGLDKTIVKEVCERTPGFNSWQQEVWLSHCNDACEFHGDAEKLDLLEITGATLKTVLEKQKINQNLWQEIVASYEKGGNPSVYKFKCRICGMKTYAVDFA